The DNA region ACCTGGCGTTACGAATTGTTCTACTGGGATTACGTTATCGGTATCCTGGTCTTCTCCCTCCTTTTAGGATTCACGCTGGGCAGTACGGGAGATGCCGGACGCGGTTTCGTTGAAGATCTGAAACAGATCAGTATGGAGAACTATGCAAGCGCTTTTGCAGGAGGGGTTATATTCAACCTATCCAATATCCTGCTGTCAGCTTCCGTCTCGATGGCCGGGCTTACGGTAGCATTCCCTCTGGGAGTTGGCATAGCACTGGTATTAGGGGTTTTCGTCAACTACTTTGGCGAACCCAAAGGTGATGCAGTAATCCTTTTCAGTGGTGTGGCGCTAGTGGTACTCGCCATTATTTTCAATGCTATAGCTGCCGGAAAGATGAATAAGAAAGGAAGCAGTACGAATAAGAAAGGAATTTTTATCGCCATCATAGCAGGTGTACTGATGTCCTTCTTCTACCGGTTCGTTGCCGCTGCCATGGACTTAAATAACTTTGAGTCGCCTACTCCCGCAATGGCTACTCCGTATTCGGCATTCTTTATATTCGCAATAGGTATCTTCATAAGCAATTTCATTATCAACACCATCGTGATGAAGAAGCCGTTTGTAGGTACTCCGGTAAGCTATAAAGAGTACTTCCAAGGCAAATTCAGCACACACATGGTCGGAGTGTTGGGAGGAGCCATCTGGGGATTAGGTACGGCTCTGAGTTACATTGCAGCAGGGAAAGCCGGCGCGGCTATCTCGTATGCTTTGGGACAGGGAGCGCCTATGATTGCAGCTTTGTGGGGCATATTTATCTGGAAAGAGTTCAA from Bacteroides sp. MSB163 includes:
- a CDS encoding GRP family sugar transporter, whose product is MFIVDSYSLAVIFCVITMLCWGSWGNTQKLAGKTWRYELFYWDYVIGILVFSLLLGFTLGSTGDAGRGFVEDLKQISMENYASAFAGGVIFNLSNILLSASVSMAGLTVAFPLGVGIALVLGVFVNYFGEPKGDAVILFSGVALVVLAIIFNAIAAGKMNKKGSSTNKKGIFIAIIAGVLMSFFYRFVAAAMDLNNFESPTPAMATPYSAFFIFAIGIFISNFIINTIVMKKPFVGTPVSYKEYFQGKFSTHMVGVLGGAIWGLGTALSYIAAGKAGAAISYALGQGAPMIAALWGIFIWKEFKGSSRTVNILLACMFVLFISGLGAIIISGAN